A genomic window from bacterium includes:
- a CDS encoding UDP-N-acetylglucosamine 2-epimerase — MAHLAIVLGIRPDVIRASLVLNKLRAQQKHRITFIWSGQHYSDNLKDVFFRELDVAKPDLELGVSGDSDAAIAGAMIQKLAPVLVEIKPDAVMFLGDTNTVVGCIACGQLNIPVIHFEGCWHSYDWRMPEDKYRRLIDHMSDVIYTYFPEYKLQGMVGGLNQKGIVVTHGNPIVEILQTYYYDRKEQFEQLASPAFFAERGITKGEYYVMTCHRRENVHIRASFEAIVRLIGHTNRKVYFAASYRTQKVIKEYGMTLPPNVIMVDPIGYVELVALMVNSRGVITDSGTVVEETCVLQVPSLQMRKATERPQTYDVGSSVKFDPDRAADYDFDVLYAKFEALYGTTWQNPMGDGKASDRIVADLLRRLDETDDGSGPGFHMHAPELSHYWVGRSYGEDGLPEPTAEQVAAMRNTARARA; from the coding sequence ATGGCACATTTGGCTATCGTCCTCGGCATTCGACCGGATGTCATCCGCGCATCGCTCGTGCTGAACAAGCTCCGTGCGCAGCAGAAGCACCGGATCACGTTCATCTGGTCCGGGCAGCACTACTCGGACAACCTCAAAGACGTATTCTTCCGCGAGCTCGACGTCGCGAAGCCGGACCTGGAGCTCGGCGTGTCGGGTGACAGCGACGCGGCGATCGCGGGCGCAATGATCCAGAAGCTCGCGCCGGTGCTCGTGGAGATCAAACCCGATGCGGTCATGTTCCTCGGCGACACGAATACGGTCGTGGGGTGCATCGCGTGCGGGCAGCTCAACATTCCCGTTATCCACTTTGAGGGATGCTGGCACTCGTACGACTGGCGTATGCCGGAGGATAAGTACCGCCGTCTCATTGACCACATGTCCGATGTCATCTACACGTACTTCCCGGAGTACAAACTCCAGGGCATGGTGGGCGGCCTCAACCAGAAGGGCATCGTCGTCACGCACGGCAACCCCATCGTCGAGATTTTGCAGACGTACTACTACGACCGGAAGGAGCAGTTCGAACAGCTCGCGTCGCCGGCATTCTTCGCCGAGCGTGGTATCACGAAGGGGGAGTACTACGTCATGACGTGCCACCGACGCGAGAACGTGCACATCCGCGCGTCGTTCGAGGCCATCGTGCGGCTCATCGGCCACACGAACCGGAAGGTGTACTTCGCCGCGAGCTACCGAACACAGAAAGTGATCAAGGAGTACGGGATGACGCTCCCGCCGAATGTCATCATGGTGGACCCGATCGGCTACGTCGAGCTCGTCGCGCTCATGGTGAACTCCCGCGGTGTCATCACGGACTCGGGGACGGTCGTCGAGGAGACGTGTGTCCTCCAGGTGCCGTCGCTCCAGATGCGCAAGGCGACCGAGCGTCCGCAGACGTACGACGTGGGCTCGAGCGTGAAGTTCGATCCCGACCGCGCTGCGGACTACGACTTCGACGTCCTCTACGCAAAGTTCGAGGCACTCTACGGTACGACGTGGCAAAACCCGATGGGCGACGGCAAGGCCTCCGACCGCATCGTTGCCGATCTCCTGCGCCGGCTCGACGAGACGGACGATGGTTCCGGCCCGGGTTTTCACATGCACGCGCCCGAGCTCTCGCACTACTGGGTGGGACGGTCGTACGGCGAGGACGGGTTGCCAGAGCCCACAGCGGAGCAGGTCGCTGCGATGCGGAACACGGCACGCGCCCGCGCGTGA
- a CDS encoding MFS transporter, whose product MRTSRNLWLLGMSFLLIFFGFDGFQQYITMYLRSLGTAHIGFLSLLLVYVAFMVGSLPAASIVARFGAKRCMVAAVGPYALYGFSLLTESPAAILGASIVLGAAAAVLWVAQSAYLVRASSTATYGADAGRFATMFSVGAASGILILGILLPHAGYRIGLATFATVPLLALILLTRLDDLRGDVQRRNWNAAFRMLHSPSALRIAMIWFPFNCIQGFVLGVVPLRIQDVFGTTLAVGTLVGLFYLTPIVTAYALGALSDRIGRRGLTLVTFPLGIAGIGLLAIATSPVLLVIAITILALNFGLARTLTFALVGDVTTDATLDAFSALTWFVQSVALTIAFALPLILNGDALFLTAAALIAATYVGYHPIRRTPHADIRRRIAEDTAR is encoded by the coding sequence ATGCGCACATCACGCAATCTCTGGCTCCTCGGGATGAGCTTCCTCCTCATCTTCTTTGGCTTTGATGGATTCCAACAGTACATCACGATGTACCTCCGATCCCTGGGCACCGCGCACATCGGATTCCTCTCGCTCCTCCTCGTCTACGTCGCGTTCATGGTGGGGAGCTTGCCGGCCGCGAGTATCGTCGCGCGCTTCGGCGCGAAGCGGTGTATGGTTGCCGCCGTCGGCCCCTACGCGCTCTACGGATTCTCGCTCCTCACGGAATCCCCCGCGGCGATCCTCGGGGCGTCCATTGTGCTCGGCGCAGCCGCTGCAGTGCTCTGGGTCGCGCAGAGCGCGTACCTCGTCCGCGCGAGCAGCACAGCGACGTACGGCGCGGATGCCGGACGCTTTGCGACGATGTTCTCCGTCGGTGCGGCGAGTGGCATCTTGATCCTGGGGATCCTCCTCCCGCACGCCGGGTACCGCATCGGCCTTGCCACGTTCGCGACGGTACCGCTCCTCGCGCTCATCCTCCTCACGCGGCTGGACGACCTGCGCGGCGATGTCCAACGACGGAACTGGAACGCAGCGTTCCGGATGCTCCACAGCCCGAGCGCGCTCCGTATCGCGATGATCTGGTTCCCATTCAACTGCATCCAGGGATTCGTACTCGGCGTGGTACCGCTGCGTATCCAGGACGTGTTTGGCACGACGCTCGCCGTCGGCACGCTCGTTGGACTCTTCTACCTCACCCCCATCGTCACCGCATACGCGCTCGGCGCGCTCTCCGACCGCATCGGTCGTCGCGGGCTGACGCTCGTCACGTTCCCGCTCGGCATCGCGGGCATTGGTCTCCTCGCCATCGCCACGTCCCCCGTGCTCCTCGTGATCGCCATCACCATCCTCGCGCTCAACTTTGGACTCGCCCGAACCCTCACATTCGCGCTCGTCGGTGACGTGACGACCGATGCAACGCTCGATGCGTTCTCCGCACTCACGTGGTTCGTCCAATCCGTAGCACTCACCATCGCGTTCGCGCTGCCGCTCATACTCAACGGTGATGCACTCTTCCTCACCGCTGCGGCACTCATCGCCGCCACATACGTGGGCTACCACCCCATCCGACGAACGCCACACGCAGACATCCGCCGCCGCATCGCGGAAGATACCGCCCGCTAA
- a CDS encoding DUF2079 domain-containing protein: MISAALIAQYGVGIAVSALAAACAFAFAVRSGRTVSRGFLVGAIAVVPVFLVIAQLLKYASLHMYVDLAHWLRLFRSIVETGVPTVMNQAFIVSGTAHYFSVHFVPLVYALAVPFALVPRAEMLLVVNVLLMASAAVPLALLAKHRTGDGRFALLIAALFLWYPTFQYTTLYEFEMLRLSIPALCWMLYAWERRRMTLVYLFAVLAVLVREEVGLTVGMFGVLLLVQRHYRHGIVLALGGFGAFGIITSVLMPMFRSGSYEHVALGAFGALGRTPLAVLIGMVTHPLRAMAIALHPEKLANLVMYGVPLLGIPLLAPAALLPTLPSVAIALLSASRTHSSYFLYYLSPAIPFIFWAFVCAWPRVIVIAEHRARGAYGADTVIHARGAIMVAVIVGMLGAQVFFGPSPLALQFWDTRFRPAPFRTQSFHWSAYHTDADQDALAAVIAVIPRDAIVSTQQYLMPRLAHGGGAMAYPQLESVDGTARAAFVLLDDTNHDLQSDSPAYVDAAMLDIVRQDRVHWERIAAQSSYALYRFRP; encoded by the coding sequence ATGATCAGCGCAGCACTCATCGCGCAGTATGGCGTCGGCATCGCAGTGTCGGCACTCGCAGCTGCATGCGCGTTCGCGTTCGCTGTGCGGAGCGGACGGACCGTGTCGCGGGGGTTCCTCGTGGGCGCAATCGCCGTCGTGCCGGTCTTCCTCGTGATCGCGCAGCTCCTGAAGTACGCGTCGCTCCACATGTATGTGGACCTCGCACATTGGCTGCGCCTGTTCCGGAGCATCGTGGAGACCGGTGTCCCGACGGTCATGAACCAGGCGTTCATCGTGTCGGGCACCGCGCACTATTTTTCCGTGCACTTCGTGCCACTCGTGTATGCTCTCGCAGTGCCGTTCGCACTCGTGCCGCGTGCGGAGATGCTCCTCGTGGTGAACGTGTTACTCATGGCATCGGCGGCAGTGCCGCTCGCACTCCTCGCGAAGCACCGCACGGGTGATGGGCGGTTCGCACTGCTGATCGCGGCACTCTTCCTGTGGTATCCGACGTTCCAGTACACGACGCTCTACGAATTTGAAATGCTCCGGCTCAGTATCCCGGCGCTGTGCTGGATGCTCTACGCGTGGGAGCGTCGGCGGATGACGCTCGTGTACCTCTTCGCCGTGCTCGCGGTGCTCGTGCGGGAAGAGGTGGGGCTCACGGTAGGCATGTTCGGCGTGCTCCTCCTCGTGCAGCGTCACTATCGCCACGGCATCGTGCTCGCGCTCGGGGGGTTTGGTGCATTCGGGATCATCACGAGCGTCCTCATGCCGATGTTTCGGAGCGGCTCGTACGAACACGTCGCACTCGGCGCGTTCGGCGCACTCGGGCGCACGCCGCTCGCGGTGCTCATCGGGATGGTGACGCACCCCCTGCGTGCGATGGCCATTGCCCTGCACCCGGAGAAGCTCGCAAATCTCGTCATGTATGGGGTGCCGCTCCTCGGCATCCCGCTCCTCGCGCCAGCGGCGTTGCTCCCGACGCTTCCGTCGGTTGCCATTGCGCTCCTCTCCGCATCACGTACGCACTCATCGTATTTCCTCTACTACCTCTCGCCCGCGATCCCATTCATCTTCTGGGCGTTCGTCTGCGCATGGCCGCGGGTGATAGTGATTGCGGAGCACCGCGCGCGGGGTGCGTACGGTGCGGACACAGTGATACACGCGCGCGGCGCGATCATGGTAGCCGTGATCGTCGGTATGTTGGGCGCACAGGTGTTTTTTGGGCCATCGCCTCTCGCGCTCCAGTTCTGGGACACCAGGTTTCGTCCGGCACCATTCCGTACGCAGTCGTTCCACTGGTCGGCGTACCATACGGATGCGGATCAGGACGCACTCGCGGCGGTCATCGCGGTGATTCCGCGCGATGCAATCGTTTCCACGCAGCAGTACCTCATGCCTCGGCTCGCGCATGGAGGTGGCGCCATGGCGTACCCGCAGCTCGAGAGCGTTGATGGCACTGCTCGTGCAGCGTTCGTGCTGCTCGATGACACCAATCACGATCTCCAGTCGGACAGTCCCGCCTATGTGGACGCGGCGATGCTCGATATCGTGCGGCAGGATCGTGTGCACTGGGAACGCATCGCGGCACAGAGTTCGTATGCACTCTATCGCTTTCGACCGTGA
- a CDS encoding sugar nucleotide-binding protein: protein MRCLLSYPPPHLEGGWSPDSIINCIGITARHINDADPASVARAIVVNAAFPHALAAAAAAHGAKVIHMSTDGVFSGNRTELYAESDTPDATDTYGRTKILGESRAPNVLNIRCSIIGPSPLKREGLWEWVAQQPDGATISGYTNHLWHGATTRQFAELCTSIIADGRFATLRAAGPVFHFTPNEPVTKYDLVCAMRDALGKRLTITPVSHAQPVTRVLVSRGGALPRQDVRAVLRACVETRTSL, encoded by the coding sequence ATGCGATGCCTCCTCTCCTATCCCCCCCCTCATCTTGAGGGGGGGTGGAGCCCGGACTCCATCATCAACTGCATCGGCATCACCGCGCGGCACATCAACGATGCCGACCCCGCATCTGTCGCCCGTGCGATCGTGGTAAACGCCGCGTTCCCGCACGCGCTCGCTGCCGCGGCGGCCGCGCATGGCGCGAAGGTCATCCACATGTCCACGGACGGCGTGTTCTCCGGCAATCGCACGGAGCTATACGCCGAATCGGACACGCCCGACGCAACCGACACCTACGGTCGCACGAAAATTCTCGGCGAGTCCCGCGCACCAAACGTCCTCAACATCCGCTGCTCCATCATCGGCCCGTCGCCCCTGAAGCGCGAGGGACTCTGGGAGTGGGTGGCGCAGCAACCGGACGGCGCGACGATCTCGGGCTACACGAATCACCTCTGGCACGGCGCAACGACGCGCCAGTTCGCGGAGCTCTGCACGTCAATTATCGCGGACGGCCGGTTTGCTACGCTCCGCGCAGCAGGTCCCGTGTTCCACTTCACCCCGAATGAACCGGTCACAAAATACGATCTCGTCTGCGCCATGCGCGATGCGCTCGGGAAGCGGTTGACGATCACACCCGTCTCGCACGCACAACCCGTCACGCGCGTCCTCGTATCGCGTGGGGGTGCTCTGCCTCGTCAGGACGTTCGCGCTGTACTCCGTGCATGCGTCGAAACGCGGACATCGCTGTAA
- a CDS encoding dTDP-4-dehydrorhamnose 3,5-epimerase family protein — protein MYPTPHAASAPITRTAILPPYTEPTFLDGGGLAVDDRGAVGFVNGFAFQGVQRFYVLTNHQHGFIRAWHAHRREAKYVFVVRGAALIGAVKIVGDWEHPAKDAPTLRAVMSAQKPAVLYIPPGYANGAMSLTPDATIMYFSTATMDETKNDDVRYDARYWDCWSVEER, from the coding sequence ATGTACCCGACACCGCACGCCGCATCAGCTCCGATAACTCGCACCGCCATCCTTCCGCCGTACACGGAACCGACGTTCCTCGACGGCGGGGGTCTCGCGGTAGACGACCGCGGGGCGGTGGGCTTCGTGAACGGGTTTGCGTTCCAGGGCGTGCAGCGGTTCTACGTGTTGACCAATCACCAACATGGGTTCATCCGTGCGTGGCATGCACATCGGCGAGAGGCAAAGTATGTATTCGTGGTGCGCGGGGCTGCACTCATCGGAGCGGTGAAAATCGTTGGCGATTGGGAGCACCCGGCGAAAGATGCGCCAACACTGCGCGCGGTCATGTCGGCGCAGAAGCCGGCAGTGCTCTACATTCCTCCTGGCTACGCGAATGGTGCGATGTCCCTCACCCCAGATGCGACGATCATGTATTTTTCCACGGCGACGATGGACGAGACGAAGAACGATGACGTTCGCTACGACGCGCGGTACTGGGATTGTTGGAGCGTCGAGGAGCGGTAG
- the asnB gene encoding asparagine synthase (glutamine-hydrolyzing) has product MCGIAGIIGTRDDVTPARLSAFAGALAHRGPDGAGADVVGDGVGLVHTRLAIIDLSPAGRQPMRDAAGNWVTFNGELYNYRALRAELEHCGRSFHSQSDTEVLLAAYAQWGAACVERFDGMFAFGLWDASARTLLLATDRFGIKPVYWWCDGRRFAFASEVRALLTSGLVPRVVNRDAVASFFAFGAVQAPVSIIVGVSQLLPGHRLCFDAQRGTAVIERYWAPPAPDASPASADDVAVALRAALERHLVADVPVGLFLSGGVDSSALAALAHRAGVGEALTAFTVTFAERAYAEGAIARTVGERFCGAHRELLVTDADLARDLPASLAAQDQPTIDGTNVFIIARAARNAGMKTVLSGQGGDEVFGGYETFRRLPRMLAHERYVAMLPRAVRTALAAGLLARAAAHPARAKMAAYLTAERGAAACYAITRQLFHAQVRALLQPEWRTAVGVTPWYASDLIGRDPYHATSVLEFFGYLANTLLRDGDVMSMAHGLEVRVPYLDHHLVETVLRVPTTASQHGAWPKALLLDAVRDMLPRAVYDRKKMGFTFPWETWLRGRLRPFAEETLAGFPADNALGVHRGACVQLWQDFLAHRGSVTWARAWAPIALMRWADRNL; this is encoded by the coding sequence ATGTGCGGTATTGCAGGGATCATTGGTACTCGCGACGATGTCACGCCTGCACGCCTCTCGGCGTTCGCGGGTGCTCTTGCGCACCGTGGACCGGATGGCGCGGGCGCAGATGTGGTGGGCGACGGCGTGGGGCTCGTGCATACGCGGCTCGCCATCATTGACCTTTCCCCGGCAGGGCGACAGCCCATGCGTGATGCCGCGGGGAACTGGGTGACATTCAACGGTGAGCTCTACAATTATCGTGCGCTTCGCGCGGAGTTGGAACATTGCGGTCGCTCGTTTCATTCGCAGAGCGACACGGAGGTGCTCCTCGCCGCGTACGCGCAGTGGGGCGCAGCGTGCGTTGAGCGATTCGATGGCATGTTCGCGTTCGGGCTCTGGGATGCGTCCGCGCGGACGCTGCTGCTCGCGACGGATCGGTTTGGCATCAAGCCGGTGTACTGGTGGTGCGATGGACGGCGCTTCGCGTTCGCGTCCGAAGTGCGGGCGCTCCTCACAAGCGGCCTCGTGCCTCGTGTGGTCAATCGCGATGCGGTGGCGTCATTCTTTGCATTTGGCGCGGTGCAAGCGCCCGTATCCATAATCGTCGGCGTCTCGCAGCTCCTTCCGGGCCACCGACTTTGCTTTGATGCACAGCGCGGGACAGCAGTGATAGAGCGATACTGGGCGCCGCCCGCGCCCGATGCCTCGCCCGCGAGTGCCGATGATGTTGCCGTCGCGCTCCGCGCCGCGCTTGAGCGGCATCTTGTCGCGGACGTCCCCGTGGGTCTCTTTCTCTCTGGCGGCGTGGACTCGAGCGCGCTCGCTGCCCTCGCGCATCGCGCCGGGGTTGGGGAGGCGCTCACCGCGTTCACCGTCACGTTTGCGGAGCGCGCGTATGCCGAGGGCGCGATTGCAAGGACGGTGGGGGAGCGGTTTTGTGGCGCGCACCGTGAGCTCCTCGTCACGGATGCGGATCTCGCACGCGATCTCCCCGCGTCGCTCGCGGCGCAAGACCAGCCGACGATTGACGGGACGAATGTCTTCATCATCGCGCGCGCGGCACGCAATGCCGGCATGAAGACGGTGCTGTCCGGCCAGGGCGGCGATGAGGTGTTCGGCGGCTACGAGACGTTTCGGCGGCTCCCGCGCATGCTCGCGCACGAGCGGTATGTAGCGATGCTCCCGCGCGCAGTGCGGACAGCACTCGCAGCGGGGTTGCTCGCCCGTGCCGCAGCGCATCCTGCGCGCGCGAAAATGGCCGCGTACCTCACCGCAGAACGGGGTGCGGCGGCGTGCTACGCTATCACGCGTCAGCTCTTTCACGCACAGGTGCGCGCGCTCCTGCAGCCGGAGTGGCGCACGGCGGTCGGCGTCACGCCATGGTATGCGTCGGATCTCATCGGTCGCGATCCGTACCATGCGACGAGCGTGCTTGAGTTTTTCGGTTATCTTGCAAACACGCTTCTGCGCGACGGCGATGTCATGAGCATGGCGCACGGCCTCGAGGTGCGCGTGCCCTACCTCGATCACCACCTCGTGGAGACCGTGCTCCGCGTTCCCACCACGGCATCGCAGCATGGCGCGTGGCCCAAGGCACTGCTGCTGGACGCAGTGCGCGACATGCTCCCGCGCGCAGTGTACGATCGGAAGAAGATGGGGTTTACATTCCCGTGGGAGACATGGCTGCGTGGGCGGCTTCGGCCGTTTGCGGAGGAGACGCTTGCGGGGTTCCCGGCGGACAATGCGCTCGGGGTCCATCGCGGCGCGTGTGTGCAGCTCTGGCAGGACTTCCTCGCGCACCGTGGGAGCGTTACTTGGGCTCGTGCGTGGGCACCGATTGCGCTCATGCGGTGGGCGGATCGCAATCTGTAG
- a CDS encoding glycosyltransferase family 1 protein, producing the protein MRIALTLLSGIGYGGATYFRHLLPALATAAPEHEFHCFVPRGHRIMEEVCAPNITYHAVLGERTSALDRFRFEQHALPRELARMRADIVYTAKNITIFRAPCPQVIAIRNMEPFRYRAFANAPMLDTASRVKWELTKRSLRAATGIIAVSAAVRDAVVERFPDAERKVTVVYNGTPAVSLRGVGDEAIPVNVLLTASKFVAYANQLTLLEAYAILCRERSDVPELHFAGGIHDRTYFAAVQRRAVALGIGGRIRMLGLLPQDDLHARMRRACVFVFPSMLESCPHTLLEAMACGVPIAVSATPPMPEICGDAAVYFDPRAPAQIARTISRLLDDAALRARLVVAGRVRAQHFTWEQTARGLLGVFARVAGAVPTP; encoded by the coding sequence ATGCGTATTGCGCTTACACTCCTCTCGGGGATCGGGTACGGTGGTGCGACATACTTCCGTCACCTCCTTCCCGCGCTCGCCACTGCGGCACCGGAGCACGAGTTCCACTGCTTCGTGCCGCGCGGCCATCGCATCATGGAGGAGGTTTGTGCACCAAACATCACCTACCACGCAGTGCTCGGCGAGCGGACGAGCGCACTCGATCGATTTCGGTTTGAGCAGCACGCACTCCCACGGGAGCTCGCGCGTATGCGCGCGGACATCGTGTACACCGCCAAGAACATTACGATTTTTCGCGCGCCATGCCCGCAGGTCATCGCGATCCGCAACATGGAGCCGTTCCGGTACCGCGCGTTCGCCAATGCGCCGATGCTCGATACCGCGTCCCGCGTGAAGTGGGAACTCACGAAGCGATCCCTCCGCGCGGCCACGGGGATCATCGCGGTATCCGCGGCCGTCCGCGATGCGGTGGTGGAGCGTTTTCCCGACGCGGAGCGGAAGGTGACGGTCGTGTACAATGGAACGCCCGCGGTGTCATTGCGAGGAGTCGGCGACGAAGCAATCCCGGTCAATGTGCTCCTCACCGCTTCCAAGTTTGTGGCGTACGCAAACCAACTCACACTCCTCGAAGCGTACGCGATACTCTGTCGCGAGCGATCGGATGTGCCGGAACTGCATTTCGCGGGTGGTATTCACGATCGTACGTACTTCGCCGCAGTGCAGCGTCGCGCCGTGGCACTCGGCATCGGAGGCCGCATCCGAATGCTCGGCCTCCTCCCGCAGGACGATCTCCACGCACGCATGCGGCGAGCGTGCGTCTTCGTGTTTCCATCCATGCTCGAGTCGTGTCCGCATACGCTTCTCGAGGCCATGGCGTGTGGCGTCCCGATCGCGGTGTCGGCAACGCCGCCAATGCCGGAGATCTGCGGCGACGCCGCAGTGTATTTCGATCCCCGCGCTCCCGCACAGATTGCACGGACGATCTCGCGGCTCCTTGATGACGCCGCGCTTCGCGCTCGTCTTGTGGTCGCGGGTCGCGTGCGTGCGCAGCATTTCACATGGGAGCAAACTGCCCGCGGTCTGCTCGGGGTGTTCGCACGTGTTGCCGGAGCAGTACCGACGCCGTAG
- a CDS encoding class I SAM-dependent methyltransferase encodes MHSIAFDREPRMVRGLPRFVADEHYASSFGLQWMRHARAQLDVTTGQPISYDRLFSVTGWPARMEGERVLEAGCGAGRFTAVLAGSGAAVSSFDLSQAVEANAANHGNLPNVRIFQASITDIPFAPGQFDRVLCLGVLQHTPDPAAAFHALAAQVRPGGALAVDVYRRDLLALLQWKYVLRPLTKRLPPAVLYRVIARAVPALLPVARTARRIVGRAGARLVPIAEYGHLGFTADIAREWAILDTFDMLSPQHDHPQTLAAVRQWFADAGFVDVVVEKGLNGIIGRGTRPR; translated from the coding sequence ATGCACTCTATCGCTTTCGACCGTGAGCCGCGCATGGTCCGCGGACTCCCGCGGTTCGTCGCCGACGAGCACTATGCATCGTCGTTCGGGTTGCAGTGGATGCGACATGCGCGTGCACAGCTGGACGTCACGACCGGACAGCCGATTTCGTACGACCGGCTCTTCAGCGTGACGGGGTGGCCAGCGCGCATGGAGGGTGAGCGGGTGCTCGAGGCCGGGTGCGGTGCAGGGCGGTTTACCGCCGTGCTCGCGGGGAGTGGGGCAGCGGTCTCCAGCTTTGATCTCTCGCAGGCCGTCGAGGCGAATGCCGCGAACCATGGGAACTTGCCGAATGTCCGCATCTTCCAAGCGAGCATCACCGATATTCCGTTCGCACCGGGCCAGTTCGATCGTGTCCTGTGCCTCGGTGTGCTCCAGCACACGCCGGATCCCGCCGCTGCATTCCATGCGCTTGCCGCGCAGGTACGGCCAGGCGGAGCGCTCGCAGTAGATGTGTACCGACGCGACCTCCTCGCACTCCTCCAGTGGAAGTACGTCCTGCGGCCGTTGACGAAGCGGCTTCCGCCTGCGGTGCTCTACCGCGTGATTGCACGAGCGGTTCCGGCGTTGTTGCCCGTTGCGCGTACGGCGCGGCGCATAGTCGGTCGCGCGGGCGCACGGCTGGTGCCCATCGCCGAGTACGGCCACCTTGGCTTCACGGCGGACATCGCGCGTGAGTGGGCAATACTCGATACGTTCGACATGCTCAGTCCGCAGCACGATCATCCCCAGACGCTCGCAGCCGTCCGACAGTGGTTTGCGGACGCCGGGTTTGTGGATGTCGTGGTGGAGAAGGGACTGAATGGCATTATCGGTCGCGGGACTCGCCCCCGGTGA
- a CDS encoding glycosyltransferase family 4 protein: MHILLITIAYPPEIRSISIMLRELAEGLIARGHRVTVLTAMPRANLAGAAAHAVLPEDTIERGVRVLRVQTLPTSRAPYVVRGIAQLDLPRQFLRVARRHVRSRVDAVATYISPLPLARVGAIIARAHGARHLLNIQDIFPQNAIDLGIIRNRALIAYFERMERAAYANADMLTTHTPGSRRFLMERKGVSFERVVVVPNWIDCDAWDRVQATGAFRERYGLTGKFVIGFPGILGPAQHLDAVLDLAARVRDLSDIRFLLVGDGAERVRLMQRARSEGIANVQFEDFIDPTAYPAFVKELDLGLISLDPTYTTSMVPGKLTGFLAAGLPVLALLNPDNDGFDIIASAQCGAACRADDLDAAERHLRALHEHRSTLRAMGERGRAYAAAHYARDRCIAELERLLLVPARAGDLAPR, encoded by the coding sequence ATGCACATCCTCCTCATTACCATCGCGTATCCGCCGGAGATTCGTTCGATCTCCATTATGCTCCGCGAGCTCGCGGAGGGACTTATCGCGCGTGGCCACCGCGTGACGGTGCTCACCGCGATGCCGCGCGCGAATCTTGCGGGCGCTGCGGCGCACGCCGTGTTGCCGGAGGACACGATCGAGCGTGGCGTACGCGTGCTCCGCGTGCAGACGCTCCCCACATCGCGCGCGCCGTACGTCGTTCGTGGCATCGCGCAGCTTGATCTCCCGCGCCAGTTTCTCCGCGTCGCACGCCGCCATGTCCGCAGTCGGGTGGACGCGGTAGCGACATACATCTCCCCGCTGCCGCTCGCGCGCGTCGGCGCCATTATCGCACGCGCACACGGCGCGCGGCATCTCTTGAACATCCAGGACATCTTTCCGCAGAACGCAATAGATCTCGGCATCATACGCAACCGCGCGCTCATCGCGTACTTCGAGCGCATGGAGCGCGCCGCGTATGCAAACGCCGACATGCTCACCACGCACACGCCCGGCAGCCGCCGATTCCTCATGGAGCGCAAGGGCGTGTCGTTCGAGCGCGTGGTTGTGGTGCCGAATTGGATTGATTGCGATGCGTGGGATCGTGTGCAGGCGACCGGTGCATTTCGGGAGCGCTACGGCCTCACGGGGAAGTTCGTCATCGGTTTTCCCGGTATCCTCGGCCCCGCGCAGCACCTCGACGCGGTTCTCGATCTCGCGGCGCGCGTTCGCGACCTCTCGGACATCCGGTTTCTCCTCGTCGGTGACGGGGCCGAGCGTGTGCGACTCATGCAGCGTGCACGCAGCGAAGGGATTGCGAATGTGCAGTTTGAAGATTTCATTGATCCCACGGCGTACCCTGCGTTCGTCAAGGAGCTTGATCTCGGGCTCATCTCGCTTGATCCGACGTATACGACATCCATGGTGCCAGGGAAGCTCACCGGATTTCTTGCTGCAGGCCTCCCGGTCCTCGCGCTCCTCAATCCCGACAACGATGGTTTCGACATCATCGCGTCGGCGCAATGCGGCGCCGCATGCCGCGCGGATGATCTCGATGCTGCCGAGCGTCACCTTCGTGCACTTCACGAACATCGCTCCACGCTCCGCGCAATGGGGGAGCGGGGACGCGCGTACGCAGCGGCACACTACGCTCGCGACCGTTGCATCGCCGAGCTTGAGCGGCTCCTGCTGGTTCCTGCGCGCGCTGGGGACCTCGCTCCTCGCTAA